A window of Torulaspora globosa chromosome 8, complete sequence contains these coding sequences:
- the MFB1 gene encoding Mfb1p (ancestral locus Anc_8.430) produces the protein MRDASSERTPLSLTELPLNVLFQILCFLEREELRNVARCCRMLRILANENLMLSNSLVELHGCRNQWTRRLLFDVFDILNGSRNLLMKLTLEHNVSVFESVRYVQQRCELECQASGTQMLLLRNEEENFVEHVRNANENNRKNDGKMTYLKILQGFNNLALAARDSNKSETIQEEVETPTRSGDPVSYEPALDETKTVSPAVSNYSKSSAASIFSDLPPKLSNRGWHSSIYELEHVSDHTDASTSDSDTSSSADSIVRLRNSTKVRDKAALFEKLFSEDYEVSKSPKKCRKKKSYGALAATTRPDLAGSRPASGKRSISQGYLEELARCNLASQPSSLPGSNEEQTSQNPILKYQDHVLNEYDVDINTLEDQTDKRRTRPRARIFRRSKLTAFVTDDNKICYEKS, from the coding sequence ATGAGAGATGCATCTTCCGAGAGAACGCCGTTGTCTCTGACAGAGCTACCGTTGAATGTTTTGTTCCAAATATTGTGTTTTCTAGAGAGGGAAGAGCTAAGAAATGTTGCGAGATGTTGTCGAATGCTGCGAATATTGGCCAACGAAAATCTAATGCTCTCGAATAGTCTGGTGGAACTGCACGGGTGCCGAAATCAGTGGACCAGGAGATTGTTGTTTGACGTTTTTGATATACTGAATGGGAGCAGAAACCTGCTCATGAAACTGACGCTGGAACACAACGTTTCCGTTTTCGAATCTGTACGATATGTCCAGCAGAGGTGTGAATTGGAATGCCAGGCGAGCGGCACGCAGATGCTCTTGCTTCGGAACGAAGAGGAGAACTTTGTGGAACATGTACGAAACGCCAACGAGAATAACAGAAAGAACGACGGTAAGATGACCTATCTGAAGATCCTGCAGGGATTTAATAACCTGGCCCTGGCGGCCCGGGACTCTAATAAAAGTGAAACCATTCAGGAAGAAGTAGAGACGCCGACGAGAAGTGGCGATCCTGTGAGTTACGAACCCGCCCTAGACGAGACAAAAACAGTCTCGCCAGCGGTGTCAAACTACTCCAAATCATCTGCAGCGTCTATTTTCTCCGATCTTCCGCCTAAACTGTCGAACCGCGGTTGGCATTCGTCGATCTACGAGCTCGAACATGTGTCGGACCACACAGATGCCAGCACCTCCGATAGCGACACGTCATCGTCTGCAGATTCGATAGTGCGCTTGAGAAACTCCACCAAAGTGAGAGACAAAGCAGCACTGTTCGAGAAATTGTTCTCGGAAGACTACGAAGTAAGCAAAAGCCCAAAGAAATGCCGGAAAAAGAAGTCATATGGCGCTTTAGCAGCCACGACACGCCCAGACTTGGCGGGATCGCGACCGGCAAGCGGGAAGAGGAGTATATCCCAGGGATATCTCGAAGAGCTCGCGAGGTGTAATCTCGCGTCTCAGCCCAGCTCTCTTCCCGGTTCCAACGAAGAACAAACCTCGCAAAATCCCATACTCAAATACCAAGATCACGTCCTGAATGAGTACGACGTGGACATAAACACATTGGAGGACCAGACCGACAAGAGACGTACAAGGCCCAGAGCCAGAATTTTTCGGAGAAGTAAACTGACCGCTTTTGTTACGGACGACAACAAAATATGCTACGAAAAATCCTAA
- the UBP7 gene encoding ubiquitin-specific protease UBP7 (ancestral locus Anc_5.712) produces the protein MVANCDKEVSFTPEYSNELLGFIQNTYEEHIKHSYAHLKLEKLLDLLEHTEYLFESYVEFLQEKNSQDALTAFTIGCYYLYLVVPQSIQFQTRNKSYSIFNDLKKMYENQANMTNVLLMVKDEVDGILDKSARDLNEFQRSITRKRAYSVPDRQLAKSLANLKISDNPLPEAVQQTDAKLEHGNAETEKAPDEDTTQVWTAPSLEPNDQLKLALDPAPLSPSLMSLDRPLETDQSDATSLQRHSVSRLRQGSVPTKPASHLPDGVARENPDSMVFFEQDGANENFWSANVDRQHTHRKDSYHSVYMFEGEGDEHSDSISDSLIQTLERLQKQSIITAPELFAILSSPEERGKLLLIDLRLSKRSRVNHIVAPYTVEIDPRDLWNAQTKTPVSSSVALDHIIKKSAFLERGSFEYIVYYTDMRTYMTVNFDYMFTLFYLLTSPPTVNLKSLPTHLLGGYEKWKKLMKNYSTNYNIELGDYIYRPYGELKKSALEGGDSKSPEMPPWKPPAVPLRIRKRPPPPSSLSMPSEEGLPAPPPVPPKISLDRGRESESSLPEHGLTVDSDPSKSSKKLARSTGVSHPPNNQQYWRLQRHYSIPTIEKSSNTYVSLSITGLRNLGNTCYINGMLQCLFATTKFRDLFISGKYETFLNQNFKNQPQLSKSFSILFKKMYINGGCSVVPTGFLKVLNYLRPDLRIPDDQQDTQEFLMVVLDRLHDELSNQALVADEYPDLLLYDQERMNVQSKEYKKWFEEHVIGNGLAPIDHIFQGQIENTLECQRCGNSSYSHSTFYVLSLAMPKPSSSTFSRSKRVKLEDCINMFTSEEILSGENAWNCPNCCGPLNAASNSKKSKKRKKLDYGGESHSKSSIFKLHSKRSRSKSPFRVLGGTRSLMGDRKPKELTSKKTLNFIVVPPVLVIHLSRFYYDLTKKNDTIISYPLILNIVLKNNEVAKYRLYGVVNHSGNLISGHYTSLVNKDPMHRLDKGWQKWYYFDDEIVKEETNHGNLEQGVIKVSSADVYVLFYERLDN, from the coding sequence ATGGTTGCTAATTGCGATAAAGAGGTGTCATTCACGCCAGAATATTCGAATGAGCTACTGGGGTTTATTCAAAATACATATGAAGAACACATCAAGCATTCCTACGCGCATTTGAAGCTCGAAAAACTGCTAGATCTGCTGGAGCATACGGAATATCTGTTTGAATCTTACGTGGAGTTTTTGCAGGAGAAAAATAGTCAGGATGCTTTGACAGCATTCACTATTGGTTGCTATTATCTGTACTTAGTGGTTCCTCAATCGATCCAGTTTCAGACAAGGAACAAGTCATACAGCATCTTTAAtgatctgaagaaaatgtaCGAGAACCAAGCAAACATGACTAATGTCCTTCTGATGGTAAAGGATGAGGTTGATGGGATCTTGGACAAAAGTGCTAGAGATCTGAACGAGTTTCAACGAAGTATAACCAGGAAAAGAGCGTATTCGGTTCCCGACCGCCAATTGGCGAAGAGTTTGGCAAATCTGAAGATATCTGACAATCCGCTACCTGAGGCTGTACAGCAAACTGATGCCAAACTCGAACATGGCAATGCTGAGACGGAGAAAGCTCCTGATGAAGATACCACGCAAGTTTGGACCGCACCTTCGCTGGAGCCCAATGATCAGCTGAAGCTTGCATTGGACCCGGCACCTCTGTCGCCCTCGCTCATGTCTTTGGATCGGCCTTTGGAAACTGATCAGTCTGATGCCACCTCTCTTCAACGGCATAGTGTGTCAAGACTGAGGCAAGGGAGTGTACCTACGAAACCAGCAAGCCATTTACCGGATGGAGTAGCTCGCGAAAATCCAGATAGCATGgttttctttgagcaagacGGTGCAAACGAGAATTTCTGGAGCGCCAACGTTGACAGACAGCACACGCATCGGAAAGACTCCTACCATTCAGTCTACATGTTTGAGGGAGAGGGAGACGAGCATTCTGACTCAATCTCGGATAGTTTGATACAAACCTTAGAAAGGTTACAAAAACAGAGCATAATTACAGCACCTGAGCTTTTCGCTATTCTGTCGTCCCCTGAGGAACGCGGCAAGCTTTTGCTAATTGATCTAAGAttatcaaagagatctaGGGTTAATCATATTGTGGCGCCCTATACAGTTGAGATTGACCCCAGGGACCTGTGGAACGCCCAAACTAAAACACCGGTATCCAGCTCGGTTGCACTGGACCACATCATTAAAAAATCTGcatttcttgaaagaggaTCTTTCGAGTACATTGTGTACTATACTGACATGCGAACTTACATGACTGTCAATTTTGATTACATGTTCACATTATTCTATTTGCTAACTTCCCCACCAACGGTAAATTTGAAAAGCCTTCCCACACACTTGCTTGGAGGATATGAAAAATGGAaaaagctgatgaagaattaCTCAACTAACTACAATATCGAATTGGGTGATTACATATATCGACCGTATGGtgagctgaagaagagcgCTCTTGAAGGCGGTGATAGCAAATCTCCGGAAATGCCCCCATGGAAGCCTCCTGCCGTGCCGCTGCGCATAAGAAAGCGCCCTCCACCACCTTCATCTTTGAGCATGCCATCTGAAGAGGGTCTTCCAGCGCCACCTCCGGTGCCGCCGAAGATTTCGCTAGATCGCGGTAGAGAGTCCGAATCCAGTTTGCCCGAACATGGATTGACGGTGGACTCCGACCCATCGAAATCATCCAAAAAGTTGGCTCGATCTACTGGTGTGTCGCATCCACCAAACAATCAACAGTATTGGCGCCTGCAAAGACATTATTCAATTCCAACTATAGAAAAAAGTTCGAACACATAtgtttctctttcaattACTGGGTTAAGGAATTTAGGTAATACATGTTACATCAACGGAATGCTACAGTGCCTTTTCGCCACCACAAAATTTAGAGATCTGTTCATTTCGGGGAAGTACGAAACTTTTCTCAATCAGAATTTCAAGAACCAACCTCAATTGTCCAAGTCTTTCAGCATACTGTTTAAGAAGATGTACATCAATGGCGGATGCTCAGTGGTACCGACTGGCTTTTTGAAGGTGCTAAATTATCTCAGACCTGACCTAAGAATTCCGGATGACCAACAGGACACTCAAGAGTTTCTAATGGTAGTACTTGATCGATTGCATGATGAGTTATCGAATCAGGCTCTTGTGGCTGACGAATATCCTGACCTACTTCTCTACGACCAAGAGCGCATGAATGTGCAGAGCAAAGAATATAAGAAATGGTTTGAAGAGCACGTTATTGGAAATGGTCTTGCTCCTATCGATCACATTTTTCAAGGACAGATAGAAAACACTCTAGAATGTCAGCGGTGTGGCAATTCTTCTTATAGTCACTCGACTTTTTATGTTTTATCGCTGGCGATGCCAAAGCcgtcatcttcaacatTTTCGAGATCTAAGCGGGTGAAACTAGAAGACTGCATTAATATGTTCACTAGTGAAGAGATACTGTCGGGAGAAAATGCCTGGAATTGTCCAAATTGTTGCGGTCCACTTAATGCTGCAAGCaactccaagaaatctaaaaaaaggaagaagctggattATGGGGGAGAGTCTCACAGCAAAAGCAGCATATTCAAGCTACATTCgaaaagaagcagatcTAAATCTCCGTTCAGAGTGCTGGGTGGTACCAGGTCTCTCATGGGTGATAGAAAGCCAAAAGAACTGACAAGCAAGAAAACTTTAAACTTTATTGTAGTACCCCCGGTGTTAGTGATTCATCTCTCAAGATTTTACTACGATCTGACCAAAAAGAATGATACTATCATCTCCTATCCACTGATTCTGAATATTGTTCTGAAAAACAACGAGGTTGCTAAATACAGATTGTACGGGGTTGTCAACCATTCTGGTAACCTGATAAGCGGTCATTATACATCTTTGGTTAACAAAGACCCAATGCATAGACTTGACAAGGGATGGCAGAAATGGTACTACTTTGACGACgagatcgtcaaagaagagaccAATCATGGTAACCTAGAGCAAGGCGTGATAAAAGTCTCTAGTGCTGACGTTTACGTATTATTTTATGAGCGCTTAGATAACTAG
- the BUR2 gene encoding Bur2p (ancestral locus Anc_8.429): protein MSVGNVQKAPTGPNKPAERSKSNGAEEPKSQFNPRLLWPDMIKIPDNPWTFTCKEVIEKLGTNPQATAEMKRCMEKCLIYFYTVKKKLNLLDHTYTAACILFFRYWFVYGLPHTLTDCIHVSQAILVTACKTMENNRPIDAYVKATCEFLVKDLSGLRTKQNMDKLRWDVRDRLVESEKAILCSFGFDLNIENPKDLIEEMFSGYYRFNRDYDLPEEFKLVFPKILQEARNFIVQAVTQPVSLLCDGYTFIALSLIYCGLQFKKLVDKDFRFPANFFSDKFPVAVTAQRFEEIFTDYRIIEENFFDLKSNKGDKLEISAADINSVIQEPEVPEECPSAAANPYDYELMKSGEVKQELIDHIEKRVQELFDRTVMEVKKRSSENPSEVEPAVKKAKI, encoded by the coding sequence ATGAGTGTTGGAAATGTTCAGAAAGCACCTACTGGGCCAAACAAGCCGGCAGAACGGTCAAAATCCAACGGTGCTGAGGAACCAAAGTCACAGTTCAATCCAAGGCTGCTGTGGCCGGATATGATCAAGATACCGGACAATCCATGGACTTTTACTTGCAAAGAAGTTATAGAAAAGCTTGGAACAAACCCGCAGGCTACAGCAGAGATGAAGCGTTGCATGGAAAAATGTCTGATTTACTTTTACACGGTTAAGAAGAAACTAAACCTGCTTGATCACACTTATACCGCTGCCTGTATCCTGTTCTTCCGCTATTGGTTCGTTTACGGGCTGCCGCACACGCTCACGGACTGTATTCACGTTTCTCAGGCTATCCTGGTGACAGCGTGCAAGACTATGGAGAACAATCGACCCATCGACGCATACGTGAAGGCGACATGCGAGTTTCTAGTCAAAGATTTGAGCGGTTTGAGGACAAAACAGAACATGGATAAGCTGCGGTGGGACGTGAGAGACAGACTGGTCGAGAGCGAGAAGGCGATTTTGTGCTCGTTTGGCTTTGATCTGAATATTGAAAATCCCAAGGATCTGATCGAAGAGATGTTCAGCGGATACTATCGTTTCAACAGAGATTACGATCTTCCAGAAGAGTTCAAACTCGTGTTCCCGAAGATCCTCCAGGAAGCCAGGAACTTCATCGTTCAGGCGGTGACTCAGCCAGTGTCGCTGCTTTGCGATGGCTACACGTTCATTGCGCTGTCGCTTATATACTGTGGGCTGCAGTTCAAAAAGCTGGTTGATAAGGATTTCAGGTTTCCagcaaacttcttctcagacAAGTTCCCCGTAGCGGTCACGGCGCAGAGATTTGAGGAGATCTTCACAGATTATCGCATAATCGAGGAGaatttctttgatctgaAGAGCAACAAGGGAGACAAACTGGAGATCTCAGCCGCTGACATAAACAGCGTTATCCAGGAGCCCGAAGTTCCGGAAGAATGCCCGTCGGCGGCCGCGAACCCGTATGATTATGAGCTGATGAAATCCGGAGAAGTGAAACAGGAGCTGATAGATCATATAGAGAAGAGGGTGCAGGAGCTATTCGATAGAACAGTCATGGAGGTTAAGAAAAGGTCGTCAGAGAATCCATCGGAGGTGGAGCCCGCTGTCAAGAAAGCTAAAATATGA
- the GUT2 gene encoding glycerol-3-phosphate dehydrogenase (ancestral locus Anc_5.711) — translation MFARAGRLFLPRALAVTGAVATAGVVAGVKYKERWEEQMIANDVAMRSPVDIPDVKLPSRKDLLSKLSKTDEFDVLVIGGGATGTGCALDASTRGLNVALVEMNDFASGTSSKSTKMAHGGVRYLEKAFFELSKAQLDLVVEALNERGHMLNTAPHLCKILPIMIPVYSYWQVPYFYVGCKMYDLFAGSQNLKSSYLLSKRQASDIAPMLDSTVLKAGLVYHDGSFNDSRMNAALAITAIENGATVLNYMEVNQLIKDKTTGKVQGALVTNRETGEQYTVRAKVTVNATGPYSDRLLQMDKNPDGLPDPVKQSPNATVATEVAVQNPNMVVPSAGVHIVLPSFYCPREMGLLDVKTSDGRVMFFLPWQGKVLAGTTDIPMKQIPQNPTAAESDIQDILQELQHYIKFPVKREDVLSAWAGIRPLVLDPRKKTKNSGGATQGLVRSHLCFTTDNGMVTIAGGKWTTYREMAEETINEVVKVGNFDVKPCITKKLKLAGAENWTPNLQALLAQKYHLSGAMSKHLSENYGTRAPLICELFKEDERNQLPVTFGGRENVTVYGNVNFDSFRYPFTIGELLYSIDYEYTRTALDFLLRRTRFAFLDARQALDAVEGTVKVMGDKLGWDSSRRKDEIGKSKEYIKTFGV, via the coding sequence ATGTTTGCGCGAGCTGGAAGGTTGTTCTTGCCTAGAGCTCTGGCAGTGACTGGAGCCGTGGCTACGGCGGGCGTGGTGGCCGGTGTGAAGTATAAGGAGCGGTGGGAAGAGCAGATGATCGCAAATGACGTTGCTATGCGGTCGCCGGTGGATATACCGGACGTTAAATTGCCTTCGAGGAAGGACTTGTTGTCGAAACTGTCCAAGACGGACGAGTTTGATGTGCTGGTGATTGGTGGCGGTGCCACGGGCACCGGTTGTGCGTTGGATGCGTCTACGAGAGGTTTGAACGTTGCGTTGGTGGAGATGAACGATTTTGCGTCCGGGACGTCGTCGAAATCGACCAAGATGGCGCATGGAGGGGTTAGATACTTGGAGAAGGCGTTCTTTGAGCTGTCGAAGGCGCAGTTGGACCTTGTGGTGGAGGCGTTGAACGAGAGGGGCCACATGTTGAACACGGCGCCGCACCTGTGCAAGATTCTTCCGATCATGATCCCGGTGTACAGTTACTGGCAGGTTCCGTACTTCTACGTTGGCTGCAAGATGTACGACCTGTTCGCAGGCTCgcagaacttgaagagctcCTACTTGTTGAGTAAGAGACAGGCATCGGATATAGCACCAATGCTGGATTCAACAGTCTTGAAAGCCGGACTGGTGTATCACGATGGGTCGTTCAACGATTCACGGATGAACGCAGCGCTGGCCATCACGGCAATTGAAAACGGTGCCACTGTGTTGAATTACATGGAGGTGAACCAGCTGATCAAGGACAAGACGACGGGTAAAGTGCAGGGAGCGTTAGTAACCAACCGCGAGACGGGCGAACAGTACACAGTTCGTGCTAAGGTGACCGTGAATGCCACGGGGCCTTACAGTGATCGCCTGTTGCAGATGGACAAGAACCCGGATGGCTTGCCTGATCCCGTGAAACAGAGTCCAAATGCTACGGTAGCAACGGAAGTGGCGGTACAGAACCCTAACATGGTGGTCCCTTCTGCTGGGGTGCACATTGTCCTGCCTTCTTTCTATTGTCCAAGGGAAATGGGGCTGTTGGATGTCAAGACTTCCGATGGCAGAGTCATGTTCTTCTTGCCATGGCAAGGTAAGGTGCTTGCTGGTACGACGGATATTCCAATGAAGCAGATTCCTCAGAATCCAACCGCTGCAGAGTCTGATATTCAGGATATTCTACAAGAATTGCAACACTACATCAAGTTCCCGGTCAAGAGAGAGGACGTGCTAAGTGCTTGGGCTGGCATCAGACCTTTGGTGCTCGAcccaagaaagaaaactAAAAACTCCGGTGGAGCCACGCAAGGTCTAGTTAGATCCCACTTGTGCTTTACGACAGATAACGGCATGGTCACCATAGCTGGCGGTAAGTGGACTACCTACAGAGAGATGGCAGAAGAGACGATCAACGAAGTTGTCAAAGTGGGCAACTTCGATGTCAAGCCATGCATTACtaaaaaattgaagttggCTGGAGCGGAGAATTGGACGCCCAATTTGCAAGCCTTGCTGGCTCAGAAGTACCATCTATCCGGTGCCATGTCCAAACACCTATCCGAAAATTATGGTACCAGGGCTCCATTGATCTGTGAATTGTTtaaagaggatgaaagaaatcaatTACCTGTTACCTTTGGCGGAAGGGAAAATGTTACTGTGTATGGAAATGTTAACTTCGATTCGTTCCGTTACCCTTTCACCATTGGTGAGCTCCTCTACTCTATTGACTATGAGTATACCAGAACTGCTTTGGATTTCCTGCTAAGAAGAACAAGGTTTGCATTCCTCGACGCTAGACAGGCCCTGGATGCTGTTGAAGGCACAGTGAAGGTCATGGGGGACAAGCTGGGTTGGGACTCCAgtagaagaaaagatgaaatcgGGAAGTCTAAAGAGTACATCAAGACTTTTGGTGTTTGA